A window of the Eulemur rufifrons isolate Redbay chromosome 6, OSU_ERuf_1, whole genome shotgun sequence genome harbors these coding sequences:
- the LOC138384765 gene encoding olfactory receptor 8B3-like — protein MAPGNGSFVTEFILMGLTEQPDLQLSPFFLFLAMFMVTVLGNLGLVTITVLSSHLHTPMYFFLFNLAFIDLCYSSVFAPKMLMNFISEKNVTSYIGCMTQLFFFCFLVISECYVLTSMAYDRYVAVCNPLLYNIAMSPKVCCNLMLGSYLMAFSGAMAHTGCMLRLTFCDANTINHYFCDIFPMLQLSCTSTYANEMVVFIVVDINIIVPSVTIFISYGYILQNIPQLRFGWCV, from the exons ATGGCTCCTGGAAATGGCTCTTTTGTGACTGAATTTATTCTGATGGGATTAACAGAGCAGCCAGATCTCCAACTGTCCCCATTCTTCCTGTTTCTAGCAATGTTTATGGTCACTGTGTTGGGGAATTTGGGCTTGGTAACTATAACTGTGCTGAGTTCACACCTTCATACTCCAATGtactttttcctctttaactTGGCCTTCATAGATCTCTGTTATTCATCTGTGTTTGCACCTAAAATGCTGATGAACTTCATATCAGAGAAGAATGTTACCTCCTACATAGGGTGCATGacacagcttttctttttctgttttcttgtcatttctgAATGCTATGTGCTGACATCAATGGCCTATGATCGCTATGTGGCAGTCTGTAACCCACTTTTGTATAACATTGCCATGTCCCCTAAAGTATGTTGCAACCTCATGCTTGGTTCATACTTGATGGCCTTCTCTGGTGCCATGGCCCACACTGGATGCATGCTGAGACTGACCTTCTGTGATGCAAACACCATCAACCACTATTTCTGCGATATCTTTCCAATGCTCCAGCTCTCCTGCACCAGCACCTATGCTAATGAGATGGTGGTTTTCATTGTAGTTGACATCAACATCATTGTGCCCAGTGTCACCATCTTTATTTCTTATGGTT ATATTTTGCAGAATATCCCTCAGCTTAGGTTTGGCTGGTGTGTTTAA